One Cyclopterus lumpus isolate fCycLum1 chromosome 7, fCycLum1.pri, whole genome shotgun sequence DNA window includes the following coding sequences:
- the LOC117733782 gene encoding uncharacterized protein LOC117733782 isoform X2, translating into MRTLCLILLFHASLQLQCDKRTIIAHIGGELNLICRYDTNRFLYSKKYWCRGNSRSTCTILLDSESKTQNTDRSYILDARRRGLILKVTNLQFEDSGDYWVGIDTISADTMTSVNVVITEVPVSKPRLQPLSSLADRLTCWGRPLAVRCGCTEGTGVGYVWYRRTHHNELLIHNWSDLYLQCGTVREDSEYYCIASNDISSQESDVLSVQVLMPADRSCIYVVTLPGQSFYNCDDRMSTTTAKPPPPTTCRATVNIHSDSRNRSLPINQTDQDPFFSRAWTGVPLWYTLLRWCSFVSILIFMCIVLKCTKARYKSAKRRRRV; encoded by the exons ATGAGGACATTGTGTCTGATTTTGCTTTTCCATG CAAGTCTTCAGCTCCAGTGTGATAAAAGGACCATCATAGCACATATTGGCGGTGAACTCAATCTAATCTGCCGTTATGACACAAACCGATTTctgtacagtaaaaagtactggTGTCGAGGGAACTCTAGAAGCACCTGTACGATTTTGCTAGATTCAGAAAGTAAAACTCAGAACACAGACAGATCTTACATATTAGATGcaagaagaagagggctgaTTTTGAAAGTCACAAATCTCCAATTTGAAGACTCTGGAGACTACTGGGTTGGGATTGACACAATATCTGCTGACACCATGACATCAGTTAATGTGGTCATCACtgaag TTCCGGTATCTAAACCGAGGCTTCAGCCCTTGAGCTCTCTGGCGGACAGGCTCACGTGTTGGGGGAGGCCGCTGGCCGTGCGCTGTGGCTGCACAGAGGGCACAGGCGTTGGTTACGTCTGGTACCGACGCACACACCACAACGAGCTGTTGATCCACAACTGGTCCGACTTATACCTACAATGTGGCACAGTGCGGGAGGACAGCGAGTATTACTGCATCGCCAGTAACGACATCAGCAGCCAGGAGAGCGATGTCCTCTCCGTGCAGGTTCTCATGCCCGCTGACCGCAGCTGCATCTATGTCGTCACTCTGCCTG GCCAATCCTTTTATAACTGCGATGACAGAATGAGCACCACAACGGCCAAACCTCCACCTCCGACTACCTGTCGAGCTACCGTGAACATCCACTCTGACTCCAGAAACAGATCTTTACCAATCAATCAAACAGATCAAGATCCGTTTTTCAGCAG GGCATGGACAGGAGTGCCATTGTGGTATACATTGCTGCGTTGGTGTTCCTTTGTGTCCATATTGATATTTATGTGCATTGTACTCAAATGTACAAAAGCAAGATACAAAAGTGccaaaaggaggagaagggtgTGA
- the LOC117733782 gene encoding uncharacterized protein LOC117733782 isoform X1: MTMKSIKMKVEFIAVAVRFHSDEDSCLSASLQLQCDKRTIIAHIGGELNLICRYDTNRFLYSKKYWCRGNSRSTCTILLDSESKTQNTDRSYILDARRRGLILKVTNLQFEDSGDYWVGIDTISADTMTSVNVVITEVPVSKPRLQPLSSLADRLTCWGRPLAVRCGCTEGTGVGYVWYRRTHHNELLIHNWSDLYLQCGTVREDSEYYCIASNDISSQESDVLSVQVLMPADRSCIYVVTLPGQSFYNCDDRMSTTTAKPPPPTTCRATVNIHSDSRNRSLPINQTDQDPFFSRAWTGVPLWYTLLRWCSFVSILIFMCIVLKCTKARYKSAKRRRRV; the protein is encoded by the exons ATGACAATGAAATCCATTAAAATGAAAGTTGAATTTATTGCTGTGGCTGTGCGATTTCATTCTGATGAGGACTCTTGTCTTTCAGCAAGTCTTCAGCTCCAGTGTGATAAAAGGACCATCATAGCACATATTGGCGGTGAACTCAATCTAATCTGCCGTTATGACACAAACCGATTTctgtacagtaaaaagtactggTGTCGAGGGAACTCTAGAAGCACCTGTACGATTTTGCTAGATTCAGAAAGTAAAACTCAGAACACAGACAGATCTTACATATTAGATGcaagaagaagagggctgaTTTTGAAAGTCACAAATCTCCAATTTGAAGACTCTGGAGACTACTGGGTTGGGATTGACACAATATCTGCTGACACCATGACATCAGTTAATGTGGTCATCACtgaag TTCCGGTATCTAAACCGAGGCTTCAGCCCTTGAGCTCTCTGGCGGACAGGCTCACGTGTTGGGGGAGGCCGCTGGCCGTGCGCTGTGGCTGCACAGAGGGCACAGGCGTTGGTTACGTCTGGTACCGACGCACACACCACAACGAGCTGTTGATCCACAACTGGTCCGACTTATACCTACAATGTGGCACAGTGCGGGAGGACAGCGAGTATTACTGCATCGCCAGTAACGACATCAGCAGCCAGGAGAGCGATGTCCTCTCCGTGCAGGTTCTCATGCCCGCTGACCGCAGCTGCATCTATGTCGTCACTCTGCCTG GCCAATCCTTTTATAACTGCGATGACAGAATGAGCACCACAACGGCCAAACCTCCACCTCCGACTACCTGTCGAGCTACCGTGAACATCCACTCTGACTCCAGAAACAGATCTTTACCAATCAATCAAACAGATCAAGATCCGTTTTTCAGCAG GGCATGGACAGGAGTGCCATTGTGGTATACATTGCTGCGTTGGTGTTCCTTTGTGTCCATATTGATATTTATGTGCATTGTACTCAAATGTACAAAAGCAAGATACAAAAGTGccaaaaggaggagaagggtgTGA